One Desulfofundulus luciae DNA window includes the following coding sequences:
- a CDS encoding adenylate kinase, whose translation MKLLIMGPPGAGKGTQAEMLVKELNITHISTGDMFRAAIKEGTEMGKKAKEYMDKGELVPDDVVVGMVRDRLQKPDCEKGFLLDGFPRTLAQAQALDDTLQTMGIRLDAVINIAVPRDKLMARLTGRRVCRGCGASYHILFNPPQVEGKCNSCGGELYQRSDDNEEAVANRLDVYEAQTQPLIDYYADKGLLKNINGDQEIKKVLEDILASLK comes from the coding sequence TTGAAACTACTCATCATGGGGCCGCCAGGGGCCGGGAAGGGTACCCAGGCCGAAATGCTGGTGAAGGAACTGAATATTACCCACATTTCCACGGGAGACATGTTCCGGGCAGCAATTAAAGAAGGTACGGAGATGGGGAAAAAAGCCAAGGAATATATGGATAAGGGCGAATTGGTCCCCGATGATGTGGTCGTAGGCATGGTGCGGGACCGCCTGCAAAAGCCCGACTGTGAGAAGGGCTTCCTGTTGGATGGATTCCCCCGAACCCTGGCCCAGGCCCAGGCACTGGATGACACTCTCCAAACCATGGGCATCCGGCTTGATGCAGTAATTAACATTGCCGTACCCCGGGACAAGCTTATGGCTCGCCTCACCGGCCGCCGGGTTTGCCGCGGTTGCGGCGCCAGCTATCATATCCTGTTTAACCCACCCCAGGTGGAGGGCAAATGCAATAGCTGCGGCGGTGAGCTCTACCAGCGCAGCGATGACAACGAGGAAGCTGTAGCCAACCGCCTGGATGTTTACGAAGCCCAGACCCAACCATTAATTGATTATTACGCCGACAAGGGACTGCTCAAAAATATTAACGGTGACCAGGAAATTAAAAAGGTGCTGGAAGACATTCTGGCCAGCCTAAAATGA
- a CDS encoding class I SAM-dependent DNA methyltransferase, whose protein sequence is MQCYAGLAHIYDFLVAGVDFEGWADYLEEILLRFNFHPRTILDLACGTGNTTLPLARRGYRVMGLDLSPAMVAIAREKAAKQGLAVNFFTADMRSFQLKEPVDLITCFHDGLNYLVDYRDLKKTFRQVRKNLTPGGLFVFDLNAIRWLAGTTPEVTVVNEPDMTLIWQSCYRPVNCSWEVQLTAFVREGEYYYKFTEQHVEYGYTPEQIQQALQAAELKHLASYDAFSFNPIHTESRRHFYVAQRS, encoded by the coding sequence ATGCAGTGCTATGCCGGTCTGGCACACATTTACGATTTTTTAGTGGCCGGGGTGGACTTTGAGGGCTGGGCTGATTACCTGGAGGAAATTCTACTGAGATTTAACTTTCACCCCCGTACGATCCTGGATCTGGCCTGTGGTACGGGGAATACCACCCTGCCCCTGGCCCGCAGGGGTTACCGGGTCATGGGATTGGATCTTTCCCCGGCCATGGTTGCCATTGCCAGAGAGAAGGCTGCAAAACAGGGGTTGGCGGTAAATTTCTTTACCGCCGATATGCGTTCTTTTCAGCTTAAGGAACCGGTAGACTTAATTACCTGCTTTCATGATGGATTAAACTATCTAGTAGACTACAGGGATCTGAAAAAGACCTTCCGACAGGTGAGAAAAAATCTTACGCCCGGTGGACTGTTCGTTTTTGATTTAAATGCCATTCGATGGTTGGCTGGCACCACCCCTGAAGTAACCGTAGTGAACGAACCGGATATGACCCTAATCTGGCAGAGCTGCTACCGGCCCGTAAATTGCAGCTGGGAAGTTCAGCTCACCGCCTTTGTCCGGGAAGGGGAATACTATTATAAATTTACCGAACAACACGTGGAGTACGGCTACACACCGGAGCAAATACAGCAGGCCTTGCAAGCCGCGGAACTTAAGCACCTCGCTTCCTACGATGCCTTTTCCTTTAACCCCATTCATACAGAAAGCCGGCGTCATTTTTATGTCGCCCAAAGGAGTTGA
- a CDS encoding MTAP family purine nucleoside phosphorylase, translating to MSAPDIPRVEFAIIGGSSTFSLNFPEDLGAPDVQVLAEKLVFPTPYGDSPPLKLFTLGKKKVLTAKMHGWRRGTSRGRASQQLFWVLREAGVKRILAEGGVGSINHLLKPRDILVASDYLDFSMRKDVGLDGEFLLTMRQPVCPVLRDALINAAEKSTPGRGRIFDRGIYAVTDGRHFESPAEIAMLGRLGADIVGQSMCPEVYLAREIGACYGRVDIVTNYAEGVVSEWEHRELADIFYREAHRMGGILLEAMRQIDARQECGCANLRHPTLLKE from the coding sequence GTGTCCGCACCAGACATCCCCCGAGTGGAGTTTGCCATCATTGGCGGGTCAAGTACCTTTAGCTTAAATTTCCCTGAAGACCTGGGTGCTCCCGATGTCCAGGTTCTGGCTGAAAAACTGGTTTTCCCCACGCCCTACGGGGACAGTCCTCCCTTAAAGTTGTTTACCCTCGGGAAGAAAAAAGTGTTAACCGCAAAAATGCACGGCTGGCGCCGGGGGACAAGCCGGGGCAGGGCCTCCCAACAACTCTTCTGGGTGCTGCGGGAAGCAGGTGTAAAGAGAATTTTAGCCGAGGGCGGGGTAGGATCCATCAACCACCTGCTTAAGCCCCGGGATATTCTGGTTGCCTCGGATTACCTGGACTTTTCCATGCGCAAAGACGTGGGCCTCGATGGTGAATTCCTGCTCACCATGCGCCAGCCCGTTTGCCCCGTCCTCCGGGACGCCCTGATCAACGCGGCCGAAAAAAGTACGCCGGGACGGGGGCGCATTTTTGACCGGGGAATTTATGCCGTCACCGACGGACGTCATTTTGAAAGCCCGGCCGAGATAGCCATGTTGGGACGCTTAGGAGCCGATATAGTGGGGCAGAGCATGTGCCCCGAGGTTTATCTGGCCAGGGAAATTGGTGCCTGCTACGGCCGGGTGGATATAGTGACCAACTACGCCGAGGGTGTGGTCAGTGAATGGGAGCACCGGGAACTAGCCGATATTTTTTATCGTGAAGCGCACCGCATGGGGGGCATTCTCCTGGAGGCTATGCGCCAAATCGATGCCCGGCAGGAATGTGGTTGTGCAAATTTACGCCATCCCACCCTGCTTAAGGAATAA
- a CDS encoding ABC transporter substrate-binding protein, with translation MRKKLWSILLVVVLSLALVVTGCGGQGASGEKVIKIGFIAPLTGDVKTFGESAQKGFDLALEQAGYKAGDFKIEPVKADDRNDATEAVNVATKLITQDGVKAIVGSLTSLTTIPISKFANDNKVVLITGTATSPKVTVDEGKRKEYIFRACFIDPTQGTVAAKFALEKLKLKTAAILYDQGNDYTIGLANNFKEAFTAGGGQVLAMEAYAKNDTDFSAVLTNIAKKNPDILYLPDYYQKVSLIGQQARDKGIKAVFIGGDGWDSSDLDYKTMEGGYFTNHYSAQDPRPEVQNWVKQFKEKYGQEPDAFATLTYDATNLLLNAIKTANSDDPAKIKEALQNTKDFSIVSGEKVSFDENGNPIKPVTILKIEGGKQKFVTAIKPN, from the coding sequence GTGCGTAAGAAATTATGGTCCATTCTTTTAGTTGTAGTGCTCAGTTTGGCCCTGGTGGTTACGGGCTGTGGCGGCCAAGGCGCCTCGGGGGAAAAGGTGATCAAGATCGGGTTTATTGCCCCCTTGACCGGCGATGTAAAGACCTTTGGCGAATCGGCCCAGAAAGGTTTTGACCTGGCTTTAGAACAGGCCGGTTACAAGGCGGGGGATTTTAAAATTGAACCCGTAAAAGCTGATGATCGTAACGACGCCACGGAAGCTGTCAACGTTGCCACCAAACTGATTACCCAGGATGGCGTCAAGGCCATTGTAGGTTCCCTTACTTCCTTAACCACCATTCCCATTTCCAAGTTTGCCAATGATAACAAGGTGGTCTTGATTACCGGCACGGCTACCAGCCCCAAGGTTACTGTAGACGAGGGTAAGCGCAAAGAATATATCTTCCGGGCCTGTTTCATTGACCCCACCCAGGGTACTGTGGCAGCCAAGTTTGCCCTGGAAAAACTTAAGCTAAAAACTGCCGCCATCCTTTATGACCAGGGTAACGACTATACCATTGGCCTAGCCAACAACTTCAAGGAAGCCTTCACTGCCGGTGGAGGACAAGTACTGGCCATGGAAGCCTATGCCAAGAATGACACCGATTTCTCCGCAGTGCTGACCAACATTGCCAAGAAAAATCCCGACATTCTCTACCTGCCGGACTACTACCAGAAGGTCAGCCTGATAGGCCAACAGGCCAGGGATAAAGGCATCAAGGCCGTATTTATCGGCGGCGACGGTTGGGACTCCAGCGACCTCGATTACAAGACCATGGAAGGCGGTTATTTCACCAACCACTACTCCGCACAAGATCCCAGGCCCGAGGTACAAAACTGGGTCAAGCAGTTTAAGGAAAAGTACGGTCAAGAGCCCGACGCTTTTGCTACTCTGACCTACGACGCCACCAACCTGCTGCTCAATGCTATTAAGACCGCGAATAGCGATGACCCGGCCAAGATTAAAGAAGCCTTGCAGAACACCAAGGACTTCTCCATCGTAAGCGGCGAGAAAGTTTCCTTCGACGAGAACGGCAACCCGATTAAGCCGGTAACCATACTCAAAATAGAGGGCGGCAAGCAGAAGTTCGTCACGGCCATCAAGCCCAATTAA
- a CDS encoding branched-chain amino acid ABC transporter permease — protein sequence MEHFLEQVLNGLQLGLMYALIALGYTMVYGVVQLINFAHGDVFMVGAFLGYFGFAVWGLPLPVAILTAMVACALLGVIIERVAYRPLRYAPKIAALISAIGVSLFLEYFSSLKFVFGPNYRVVPRPFPEVQWNIAGLSVSNIQVIVFVVVLFMLILLQILIYRTKTGMAMRTVAVDHNAARLMGVNVDTTISITFAIGSAFAALGGVLYAIAYPQIHPFMGIMPGLKAFTAAVLGGIGIIPGAVLGALIMGQVEILTSAYISSQMRDAIAFAILILVLLVRPTGLLGRTETEKV from the coding sequence GTGGAGCATTTCCTGGAACAGGTGTTGAACGGCTTACAACTGGGACTCATGTACGCCCTGATTGCCCTGGGCTACACCATGGTTTACGGAGTGGTGCAACTGATTAACTTCGCCCACGGTGACGTCTTTATGGTGGGGGCTTTTCTTGGCTACTTTGGCTTTGCCGTATGGGGGTTGCCCCTGCCCGTGGCCATACTTACGGCCATGGTAGCCTGTGCCCTGCTCGGGGTGATCATTGAACGGGTAGCTTACCGTCCCTTGCGTTATGCTCCGAAAATTGCCGCCCTGATTAGCGCCATCGGTGTATCGCTCTTTTTAGAGTACTTCAGCAGCCTTAAGTTCGTATTTGGCCCCAATTACCGGGTGGTGCCGCGACCCTTTCCTGAAGTACAGTGGAATATTGCCGGCCTCTCCGTCAGCAATATTCAAGTGATCGTTTTTGTGGTTGTTCTGTTCATGCTTATCCTGCTCCAAATACTAATTTACCGTACGAAAACTGGTATGGCCATGCGCACGGTGGCCGTAGATCATAACGCCGCCCGGCTGATGGGCGTAAATGTGGATACCACCATATCCATTACCTTCGCCATCGGGTCGGCCTTTGCCGCCCTGGGAGGTGTTTTATACGCCATTGCCTATCCCCAGATTCACCCCTTCATGGGTATCATGCCCGGTTTAAAGGCCTTTACCGCCGCCGTACTGGGCGGAATCGGGATCATTCCGGGAGCAGTACTGGGCGCGCTTATTATGGGTCAGGTGGAAATCCTGACTTCCGCCTATATATCTTCCCAAATGCGAGATGCCATTGCCTTTGCCATTTTGATTCTGGTTCTCCTAGTCCGGCCTACGGGGCTGCTGGGCCGTACGGAAACAGAAAAAGTATAA
- a CDS encoding branched-chain amino acid ABC transporter permease, giving the protein MKLSRNTFFFFAGAAFSFALVKAMQLSGMLTPYWQLVLDQALIIVIGALGLSIIYGFTGQFSLGHAAFYGLGAYTAGALDKVYGNGNMLFFFLSLLAGAAVAGLVALLIGMPILRLRSDYLGIATLGFGIIVRVGMENGNKLFPVLGGATGMSGTPQVADFDLIFILTLIVILLVRNFIFSTYGRACTSIREDEIAADVMGIDTTRYKVMAFVLGCALAGLAGGIYAHRYPFLHPASFDFLKSFDFLLIVVLGGLGSMTGTIVTAVGWVFLLEVLRVVLGQNFIDWRGVIYALILVVSIIVRPQGLFSGKELRLLVPDHLKMVTGKEHTHAGSGN; this is encoded by the coding sequence ATGAAATTATCACGCAACACGTTTTTCTTCTTTGCAGGGGCAGCGTTCTCCTTTGCCCTGGTCAAAGCCATGCAATTGAGTGGGATGCTTACTCCCTACTGGCAACTGGTGCTGGACCAGGCCCTGATTATTGTCATCGGTGCCCTGGGGCTTTCCATCATCTACGGCTTCACGGGGCAGTTTTCCCTGGGCCACGCAGCTTTTTACGGTCTGGGAGCTTATACGGCGGGAGCCCTGGACAAGGTCTATGGAAACGGCAATATGCTGTTTTTCTTTCTATCCCTCCTGGCCGGGGCTGCGGTAGCAGGTCTGGTAGCATTGCTGATCGGCATGCCCATTTTAAGGTTGCGTTCCGACTACCTGGGCATCGCCACCCTCGGGTTTGGTATTATTGTTAGAGTAGGCATGGAAAACGGCAACAAGCTGTTCCCGGTGCTGGGCGGAGCCACGGGGATGAGCGGCACACCCCAGGTAGCCGACTTCGATCTGATCTTTATCCTGACGCTGATTGTAATTCTGCTGGTGCGTAATTTCATTTTTTCTACTTATGGTCGTGCCTGCACCTCCATCCGGGAAGATGAAATTGCTGCCGATGTAATGGGCATTGACACCACCCGTTACAAGGTCATGGCCTTTGTCCTGGGCTGTGCCCTAGCGGGCCTGGCCGGAGGCATTTACGCCCACCGTTATCCCTTTTTGCACCCGGCCAGTTTTGATTTCCTGAAATCCTTTGACTTCCTCCTCATTGTGGTGCTGGGCGGGCTGGGAAGCATGACGGGCACTATTGTCACGGCAGTGGGCTGGGTCTTCTTGCTGGAAGTTCTGCGTGTGGTCCTGGGACAAAACTTTATTGACTGGCGCGGAGTTATTTACGCCCTCATTCTAGTCGTTTCGATTATCGTTAGACCCCAGGGTCTTTTCAGCGGCAAGGAATTGCGGTTATTAGTCCCTGATCATCTGAAAATGGTGACCGGAAAGGAGCACACCCATGCCGGTTCTGGAAATTAG